Proteins encoded within one genomic window of Solibaculum mannosilyticum:
- a CDS encoding DUF6133 family protein produces the protein MRNFTTRIQNKANALSLRARMALSNQRGDFYISDAVKIIIAVVLGALLLAALTLIFNDTVIPRITSEIEGLFG, from the coding sequence ATGAGAAACTTTACCACCCGTATCCAGAACAAGGCGAATGCACTGTCCCTTCGTGCCCGTATGGCGCTTTCCAACCAGCGCGGCGATTTTTACATTTCGGACGCTGTTAAGATCATCATCGCCGTGGTGCTGGGCGCCCTTCTTCTGGCGGCCCTGACCCTCATTTTCAACGACACGGTGATTCCGCGTATCACCAGCGAGATCGAGGGCCTGTTTGGCTAA
- a CDS encoding zinc-finger-containing protein, with amino-acid sequence MTKQKHIQCPYCHANASLRPASTVYGCNRRSQGKYIYLCDRWPACDAYVSAHDRTHRPMGTLANGDLRHKRILAHRALEHLQQSRHMEKWEVYIWLQAKLGLNDQQAHIGMFSDGMCDEVIRLCYKAAAPLGNLHSAA; translated from the coding sequence ATGACGAAGCAAAAACATATCCAATGCCCTTATTGCCATGCTAACGCCTCTCTTCGCCCCGCCAGCACAGTCTATGGCTGTAACCGCCGTTCCCAGGGCAAATATATCTATCTCTGTGATCGCTGGCCGGCTTGTGATGCCTATGTGAGTGCCCATGACCGGACACACCGGCCTATGGGGACTCTGGCAAATGGGGATCTCCGGCACAAACGAATCCTGGCTCACCGGGCGCTGGAGCATCTGCAGCAGAGCCGGCACATGGAAAAATGGGAGGTCTACATCTGGCTCCAGGCCAAACTGGGACTAAATGACCAGCAGGCACATATTGGCATGTTTTCTGACGGGATGTGTGATGAGGTAATTCGCCTCTGTTACAAAGCCGCTGCTCCTTTGGGCAATCTGCATTCGGCCGCTTAA
- a CDS encoding sigma-70 family RNA polymerase sigma factor, protein MTSLTEQQQELVAQNLPIVHWVICDYIHVNPTICGMEYGDLFQEGCLWLCKAASTYKNDGRAQFSTYAKTVVKNGLLSYCRAICNRKKKFSRLIIGEHGELAADGEALESRPDAFDTQVSLIETLSLLDACKKDYDGVTRLGIEALALKLQGMRVTDIAELYQVPPSHVGAWISRSTAKLRRDSKFLKSLL, encoded by the coding sequence ATGACCAGTTTAACAGAACAGCAGCAGGAACTTGTTGCCCAGAATCTTCCCATCGTACATTGGGTTATTTGTGACTACATCCATGTTAATCCAACTATTTGCGGTATGGAATATGGAGACTTGTTCCAAGAGGGGTGCCTTTGGCTCTGTAAAGCCGCGTCTACTTATAAGAATGACGGACGGGCCCAGTTTTCTACCTACGCCAAAACGGTCGTTAAAAACGGGCTTCTGTCCTATTGCCGGGCGATCTGCAACAGGAAGAAAAAATTCAGCAGGCTTATTATTGGAGAACATGGAGAACTGGCGGCAGACGGAGAGGCCCTGGAGTCCCGGCCCGACGCCTTTGACACCCAAGTATCTCTGATAGAAACTCTGTCATTGCTGGATGCCTGTAAAAAAGATTACGATGGTGTAACCCGGCTTGGTATTGAGGCGCTTGCCCTCAAACTTCAAGGAATGCGGGTCACAGACATTGCGGAGCTTTATCAGGTGCCGCCCTCCCATGTGGGGGCATGGATCTCGCGTTCCACCGCAAAACTGCGCAGAGACTCCAAGTTTCTGAAAAGCCTGCTCTGA
- a CDS encoding single-stranded DNA-binding protein, with translation MAQIYVFGRVMHELTPKESQSKQPYVCFDLVERSGGEHPNFYQVWARGDQVARLTRLKVKKGSMIWLTGSQKLVDVRQKDGATVKKLKVWLTDFGFLPGQSSRAKAEHEQHDSDAAATAPAPSEVMDGDRESLPE, from the coding sequence ATGGCACAAATCTATGTATTTGGCCGAGTCATGCACGAGCTTACTCCCAAAGAGAGCCAGTCAAAGCAGCCGTATGTTTGTTTTGATTTGGTGGAACGCTCCGGAGGTGAACATCCGAACTTCTATCAAGTATGGGCCCGCGGCGACCAGGTTGCCCGGCTCACACGGCTCAAGGTCAAAAAGGGAAGCATGATCTGGCTCACTGGATCGCAGAAACTGGTGGATGTACGGCAAAAGGACGGGGCCACAGTCAAAAAGTTGAAAGTATGGCTGACGGACTTTGGCTTTCTTCCTGGGCAATCTTCCAGAGCAAAAGCGGAACATGAGCAGCATGACTCTGACGCGGCGGCAACCGCTCCAGCCCCCTCCGAGGTAATGGACGGCGACCGCGAATCCCTGCCGGAATAA
- a CDS encoding DUF932 domain-containing protein yields the protein MKSGISLVEMAQEIQRQNDLKADYMLDTRSLRLEPFGGGLYLNAYDQSGDYAVEPLEVNAIAHRQIGTHLKIPAAYYDKMLEEYPELLAQNVNAWFQREPAVRMVRTIDGTARAFLSNRYRRIDNLDIAGIVLPVLQEMEGMHFESCQLTDSRMYIKVVNTRLEAEVVPGDIVQSGIIISNSEVGLGSVSIQPLVYRLVCSNGMVVNDAQTRRNHVGRVNEASENYQLYSEKTLEADDKAFAMKIQDTVRAVVDEVRFTRVVNMMREAKDAPMNTAAVPGIVKLVSKDFHITDDESSGVLQRLIEGNDLTLYGLSNAVTRHSQDVKDYDRATALEGIGYNILSMPARQWSRINQMAA from the coding sequence ATGAAATCAGGGATCAGTCTTGTGGAAATGGCACAGGAAATCCAGCGGCAGAACGATTTGAAGGCCGATTATATGCTGGACACCCGGAGTCTCCGGTTGGAGCCTTTTGGTGGCGGGCTGTATCTCAACGCTTACGACCAATCCGGTGATTATGCCGTGGAGCCGCTGGAGGTCAACGCCATCGCACACAGGCAGATCGGAACGCACCTCAAGATCCCGGCAGCCTATTATGACAAGATGCTGGAGGAATACCCCGAGCTACTGGCGCAGAATGTGAATGCCTGGTTCCAGCGGGAGCCGGCTGTGCGTATGGTTCGCACCATAGACGGCACAGCGCGGGCGTTTCTCAGCAACCGCTACCGGCGTATAGACAACCTCGATATTGCCGGGATTGTCCTTCCAGTCCTTCAGGAGATGGAAGGGATGCACTTCGAGAGCTGCCAGCTCACCGACAGCCGTATGTACATCAAGGTTGTCAACACCCGCTTGGAGGCAGAGGTCGTACCCGGCGACATCGTGCAGTCCGGTATTATTATCAGCAATAGCGAGGTAGGCCTGGGCTCGGTGAGCATCCAGCCGCTGGTCTATCGTCTGGTATGCAGCAACGGTATGGTGGTAAACGACGCCCAGACGCGCCGCAACCATGTAGGCCGTGTCAATGAGGCTTCGGAGAACTACCAGCTGTATTCGGAAAAGACGCTGGAGGCCGATGACAAAGCCTTCGCCATGAAGATCCAGGACACGGTGCGGGCCGTAGTAGACGAGGTACGCTTTACCCGTGTGGTCAACATGATGCGGGAAGCCAAGGATGCCCCCATGAATACTGCCGCTGTCCCTGGCATTGTGAAGCTCGTAAGCAAGGATTTTCACATCACGGACGATGAAAGCTCCGGTGTGCTGCAGCGGTTGATTGAAGGCAACGATCTGACCTTATATGGTCTGTCCAACGCCGTAACGCGCCACAGCCAGGATGTTAAGGACTATGACCGGGCAACCGCGCTGGAAGGCATCGGCTACAACATTCTCTCCATGCCGGCACGGCAGTGGAGCCGAATTAACCAGATGGCCGCTTAA
- a CDS encoding sigma-70 family RNA polymerase sigma factor, which yields MLCEVPLTKEQQDFAAEHHGLVYKFLNDNHLPENEFYDVVIFPYLKAVQDYCNSASAQKYSFSTIAIRQMKFRLYDYFRTQARRKRNTEVISIHLGLYSDGVPLEEVLPGQDRLMQEFEMQQMLHDLASHISEQQMKIVRMKGYGYGIKEISSHEKIPMKRIQELLEEVHTVFLRLCRE from the coding sequence ATGTTGTGTGAAGTACCGTTGACAAAGGAGCAGCAGGATTTTGCCGCTGAACACCATGGCCTGGTCTATAAATTTCTCAATGACAACCATCTTCCAGAGAATGAATTCTATGATGTGGTTATTTTCCCGTATTTGAAGGCTGTGCAGGACTACTGTAATAGCGCATCTGCACAAAAGTATTCTTTTAGCACTATTGCGATTCGACAAATGAAATTTCGCTTATACGATTATTTCCGTACACAGGCGCGCCGCAAGCGTAATACAGAAGTCATCAGCATCCATCTGGGCCTATACTCGGATGGCGTTCCGCTGGAAGAGGTGCTGCCGGGTCAGGACCGTCTCATGCAGGAATTTGAAATGCAGCAGATGCTCCATGATCTGGCTTCCCATATTTCTGAACAACAGATGAAAATTGTCCGCATGAAGGGTTACGGCTATGGCATTAAGGAGATTTCCAGCCACGAAAAAATACCGATGAAGCGCATCCAGGAACTTCTTGAGGAGGTCCATACTGTGTTTTTGAGGTTATGCCGCGAGTAG
- a CDS encoding YkgJ family cysteine cluster protein — translation MDDQKTMVVSVHAKDCVDYQCRRCGQCCRHIKDTVMVESMDAYRLANYLRGCDPNICTIDDVLTRYCKPMPLTQECFPIFMLKTTGPDDSCIFLKDGLCSIYEARPRTCRLYPFSVGPGERGRDFEYCLCFDHNQQYHFNGGKVSVKDWFYRNFPRMEKEYLKQEYAAITEIGKRMRSISPELCKQMTFQVLFYRYYNFDLDQPFLEQYAQNTRLLLEKLRQFEVER, via the coding sequence ATGGATGATCAAAAAACAATGGTAGTTTCAGTTCACGCCAAAGACTGTGTGGACTATCAGTGCCGCAGATGCGGTCAATGCTGCCGCCATATCAAAGATACTGTGATGGTGGAGAGCATGGACGCCTACCGGTTGGCAAACTATTTGCGTGGCTGTGATCCCAACATCTGCACCATAGACGATGTGTTGACCCGATACTGCAAGCCTATGCCGCTGACCCAAGAGTGCTTTCCCATCTTCATGCTGAAAACCACGGGGCCGGACGATTCCTGTATTTTCCTGAAGGATGGATTATGCAGCATCTACGAGGCACGCCCACGGACCTGCCGGCTCTATCCCTTTTCTGTAGGACCCGGCGAGCGGGGCCGTGATTTTGAATACTGCCTCTGCTTTGACCACAATCAGCAGTACCATTTCAACGGCGGAAAGGTTTCCGTCAAAGACTGGTTTTATCGCAATTTCCCCAGAATGGAGAAAGAGTATTTGAAACAGGAATATGCCGCTATCACGGAAATCGGTAAGCGGATGCGCTCGATCTCTCCGGAACTATGCAAACAGATGACCTTCCAAGTGCTGTTTTACCGATATTATAACTTCGATTTGGATCAGCCGTTCCTTGAGCAATACGCGCAGAACACCCGTCTGCTGTTAGAAAAGCTTCGGCAATTCGAGGTGGAAAGGTAG
- a CDS encoding DUF7659 family protein produces MKNHYQELRDRQQEEVNAFPMFFAFDQRQFAEGMRRLGLRPSDMNQVYAIAGTGGFYRKSDAPKLHEMFARHRKELDEAIAADKAGDNFIYEMFLTELSNHEYGYTGDVQDTLDALGITPQYMEAMPQLKAGLDLACQKVMQNDCF; encoded by the coding sequence ATGAAAAACCACTATCAGGAGTTACGGGATCGCCAGCAGGAAGAGGTCAACGCCTTTCCCATGTTTTTTGCGTTCGATCAACGGCAGTTCGCAGAGGGAATGCGCCGGCTCGGCCTGCGCCCTTCCGACATGAATCAGGTGTATGCTATCGCTGGCACCGGTGGATTTTACCGCAAAAGCGATGCGCCGAAGCTACATGAAATGTTTGCCCGGCACCGCAAGGAGCTTGATGAGGCCATTGCCGCTGATAAAGCTGGAGATAATTTCATTTATGAAATGTTCCTGACTGAACTTTCCAACCACGAATACGGCTATACCGGCGATGTTCAAGACACGCTTGATGCCCTGGGTATCACTCCCCAATACATGGAGGCCATGCCTCAGCTGAAAGCTGGTTTGGACTTGGCCTGCCAAAAAGTAATGCAGAATGACTGTTTTTAA
- a CDS encoding methyltransferase has product MSKLTKREIQLHDQAVCLLQKEHLSHEDKLFIFENFREDAEHINSKSGAFFTPFGLANDFTLQIPCLYGKTIRIIDLCAGIGVLSYAAQLECSDRSRCYADITCVELNPHYVEVGKKVVPEATWICADVLDPFLPDLLGQFDFAIANPPFGRIANNYRKSYMSGEFEYMVIEAASRIAKEGAFIIPQMSAPFVYSGTEDHRWLQEGRARTFEKRTGILLEFNQGIDTAYYKNDWHCTAPICEIVCCDFAGTDTSAA; this is encoded by the coding sequence ATGAGTAAGCTGACCAAAAGAGAAATTCAGCTCCATGATCAGGCGGTTTGTCTCCTGCAGAAAGAACACCTTTCCCACGAAGATAAGCTTTTTATCTTTGAAAATTTCCGGGAAGACGCGGAGCACATCAATAGCAAGTCCGGTGCATTTTTTACTCCTTTTGGACTTGCCAACGATTTTACTCTCCAGATTCCGTGCCTATACGGAAAGACGATCAGAATTATCGACCTGTGTGCTGGAATCGGCGTACTGAGCTATGCGGCACAGCTGGAATGCAGTGACCGCAGCCGCTGCTATGCCGATATTACCTGTGTAGAACTGAATCCGCACTATGTTGAGGTTGGTAAAAAAGTTGTGCCAGAGGCCACATGGATATGCGCGGATGTTCTTGATCCCTTTCTGCCTGACCTCTTGGGCCAATTTGACTTCGCGATTGCAAATCCGCCGTTTGGCCGAATTGCAAACAATTACCGCAAAAGCTACATGAGCGGCGAATTTGAATACATGGTAATAGAGGCGGCCTCCCGTATTGCAAAGGAAGGTGCGTTCATAATACCGCAAATGAGCGCGCCATTCGTATATAGCGGAACGGAAGACCATCGCTGGCTTCAGGAAGGGCGTGCCAGAACATTTGAAAAAAGGACTGGGATTTTATTGGAGTTTAACCAAGGGATCGACACGGCCTACTATAAAAATGACTGGCATTGCACCGCGCCAATATGCGAAATCGTATGTTGTGACTTTGCAGGGACAGATACCTCTGCCGCCTAA